A stretch of DNA from Paenibacillus albus:
TTGAGGTCGATTACGGGCAACGAAATTATATCCACGATCGTCGATGCAGAGCCCCTGGGGCCATCTAAACTGCTCGACGTCCTTGTTATTGCGCCCTGCACGGGCAATACAACAAGTAAACTTGCCAATGCGATGACAGACGGTCCCGTTCTGATGGCAGCGAAATCACAAATGCGCAATCAACGCCCACTTGTGCTTGCAATCTCAACGAACGATGGTCTGGGCTTGAATGCCGCGAATATTGCAAAATTATTAGTAACGAAGAATGTGTATTTCGTCCCCTTTGGCCAAGACAATCCGATTCAGAAGCCGAACTCGCTCGTCGCTAAGATGGAGCTTGTGCCTGAAGCTTGTGAAGCGGCGCTGCAAGGCAAGCAGCTGCAGCCGCTCCTTATTGAGCGTACTTAATCAAGTGCGCACTTATGCTAGTTGAAATTGTTTGAATTCATATGCAATTGGAGCAATCCTTGACATAAGCTTTTCTTAAGGAGGAAGCAGCAGCCAGTGTCGCAGAAATTGTTTAACGTCGCTGTAGTTGGGGCGACAGGCGCAGTAGGAGAACAAATTATTGGCCTGCTCGAGAAACGGAACTTTCCGATCAACGAGTTAAAGTTGCTTTCTTCCGCACGTTCGGCCGGTATGAGAATCATGTTTAAAGGTAAAGAGCATACAGTTGAAGAAGCTACGCCAGACAGTTTCAAAGGGATCGAAATTGCCTTGTTCAGTGCGGGCGGCGATGTGTCTAAGCTGCTCGCCCCCACGCTGTCGAGAGCGGTGCGGTGTGTATCGATAATACGAATGCATTCCGCATGGATCCTGAAACACCGCTTGTCGTACCCGAAGTGAATATGGATAGAGTGTCTGAGCATAAAGGAATCATTGCGAACCCGAACTGCTCAACGATCCAGTTGGTGGCTGCTTTGGCGCCGCTTCAGGATCGGTATGGCATATCCCGCATTATCGTATCAACGTATCAAGCCGTATCAGGAGCCGGCACTCGTGCAATTGACGAGCTGCAGCGCCAAACCCGTGAAGCGCTTGACGGTCATGACGTGATACCTGACATTTTGCCTGTAGGGTCCTTGCCTGTTAAGCATCAAATTGCATTCAATGTCATTCCGCAAATTGACAAGTTCCAGGACAATGGCTATACACTCGAAGAGATGAAGATGGTTCGCGAGACGAAGAAGATCATGGGTGATGATTCCATTGAAGTGACAGCGACTTGTGTGCGCGTTCCAGTCGTATACGGTCACTCAGAATCAGTATACGTAGAACTGAAGAATGATTATGAAATGGAAGAAGTAAGGAAACTCATTGCAGAGGCTCCAGGCGTTACGCTCGTAGATGACCCGGCAACTCAGCTTTACCCGCTTGCGACTCATGCTGCAGGTAAGCCGGATGTGTTTGTTGGTCGTCTGCGCCGTGATTTGGGCCATGCAAGGGGACTAAACCTGTGGATCGTATCCGATAATCTGCTTAAAGGTGCAGCATGGAATGCAGTACAGATCGCAGAATATATCGCTATCGAGATGGAATAAGAGTTCGCGGCAGGAGCAGATTGTCATAATACCTACGATTCAGGGCGGTTAAATCCGAGCAGAATACGGAGGTTTGACAATGCGAATCCTTGTGCAAAAGTTCGGTGGCACTTCATTGTCTTCGAATGAAGCAAGAGAGCTCGTCATCGGACATATTCAGCGGGAGCGGCAACGACAATATGGACTTGTCGTTGTCGTCTCTGCAATGGGGAGAAAAGGTGATCCGTATGCTACGGATACGCTGCTCTCGCTCATTCGTAGACACGGCGATTCATTGCCGCCTAAAGAACAAGACATGCTGCAGGCATGCGGCGAGATTATATCGGCCGCATTGATGTGCAGCTTGCTCCGTGCGGCGAATATTCCCGCGATTGCGCTTACAGGCGGGGGAGCAGGCATTATTACGGATAGCCAATTCGGACGTGCGCGAATTCTTGAAATCCGTACTGAAGCGGTTCATAAAGCGCTGAAGGACGGCAATGTTGTCATCGTTACCGGGTTTCAAGGCGTTACGGAAGCAGGGGAAATGACGACGCTTGGCAGGGGCGGCAGCGATACGTCGGCAACGGCGCTTGGTGCTGCGCTTCATGCAGAGCGTGTTGATATTTATACAGATGTGAATGGCATTCTGACAGCCGATCCACGGATCGTGAAGGATGCTCGTCCATTACCCGTCATAAGTTATGCTGAGATTGGAAATATGGCCAGACAAGGTGCAAAGGTCATTCATCCGCGTGCGGTCGAAATCGCGCAGCAAGCGCGCATTCCACTCCGTGTTCGTTCGACATTTTCCGAAGATGAAGGCACACTTGTTACCGATACCTTCGATGCTGCGAGAGCTGCGGTACGCGATCGTCACGTGACCGGGGTTGCGCATGTTAGCGGAGTAACGCAAATTACGGTGCAAGCACAGGACGGTCATACGGACGTGCAGCTGCAGGTGTTTCAAGCAATGGCGCGTCACCAAATCAGCGTTGATTTCATTAACGTAAATCCCGGCGGAGCTGTGTATACGGTATTCGATCATGATGCGGATAAAGCCGTATCGGTGCTGCAAGAGATCGGTTATTCGCCTAAAGCGGTAAGCAGCTGTGCCAAGATATCGGTCATTGGCGGCGGAATGAATGGTGTTCCAGGCATTATGGCTCGAATCGTGGAAGCGCTGACGGAACAAGGAATTCCAATTTTGCAATCAGCTGACTCCAATACAACAATATGGGTATTGGTTAGCGAGAGTTATATGGCAAGTGCGCTGCAAGCACTGCATGCCAAGTTTTCATTGCACGAATAGATAGGCTAAGAAATGATGCTTACGATGCCAAGTAGATGCTTACGTTTGTGCAAGCTGCTCTCGTAAACTTTATAGGAGGAGTCACAATGGATTTCGGAAGAATAGTTACTGCAATGGTTACCCCGTTCCACGCGGACGGTTCGATTGACTGGGAAACAACAGGACGGTTAATGGACTATTTGATCGAGGAACAACAAACGGACAGCATCGTCGTATCCGGTACGACTGGAGAATCTCCAACGCTCACCGACGATGAGAAGATCGCTTTGTTTACTTATGCTGTGAAACACGCGGCTGGCCGCTGCAAGATCATTGCAGGCTCCGGCAGCAACGAGACCGCTCATTCAATCCATTTGACAAAAATCGCCGAGCAATGTGGCGTTGATGCAGCACTTATCGTCGTTCCTTATTATAACAAGCCGACTCAAGAAGGCATTTATCAGCATTTTAAAGTCATTGCGGAAGCTACGAAACTGCCGATTATGGCATATAACGTTCCGGGACGTACGATCGTCAGCATGTCTGCAGAAACAACGCTGCGGATCGCTCAAATCCCGAATATCGTTGCAACGAAAGAATGCGCATCGCTCGACCAAGTGACACAGATCGTATCTGAAGCGCCTGCTGGCTTCACTGTATACAGTGGGGATGATAGCAGTGCATTGCCTGCAGTCGCCGTTGGCGCGCACGGTATCGTAAGCGTGGCGAGCCACATCATTGGTAAGGAAATTCGTGAAATGATCAACTGCTACTTGGATGGCCAAGTGCAGCAAGCAGCGAAGCTGCATGCTTCGGCGCTGCCGATCTTCCGCGGACTGTTCGACCTGCCGAATCCGGTGCTCGTTAAAGCGGCTCTCAAGGAGAAAGGGCTGCCGGTTGGCGGCGTTCGACTCCCGCTTGTTGACGCGACTGAATCGGAACTTGCCTCGCTTCGTAAGATTTTGAACTAATCATTATTGTATTTTTATTCATATTTGCTGCATTCGCGAAAAACCGGTGCATTTGCATCGGTTTTTTGTTTGCATTATAAAATTTGTAAGTTATGTTTTTGATATCCTTTACTTCGATTTCACCGTGAAACTTTAGCTTTTGCCGCTTGAGGATGGCTGCAGCCATTTACACTTCGGGATACAGTTATTACCGATTACTTGTTTTTCGTATTTTCAATCATGTATAATGAAGGCAAGTGACGGTGTGCGGCAAAATATTGAAAATGGGTAACGCCAAGGGTGGCGTTCAAAGCACTAGTTATTAATTGCATGCGTTTTCCATCCTGCGGGAGGAAGCGGTAAACGATGCGATTTCATGCGCTACAAATAAATTATTATATGGTGCGGACAAGCATTCTCAGTTTGCAGCGGCATTGCTGCAGCTGTGGTTTGATTTGCTTCGTAAAACTATTAGGAGGTACGGATACACTTGTCTAAGAAAAACATCCAGGATAAGCTGCTTGTCTTTGCACTAGGCGGCGTTGGCGAGATCGGTAAAAACATGTACGTGGTCCAATATGGAAACGATATCGTCGTAGTTGATGCAGGTTTGAAGTTTCCAGAAGAAGATATGCTCGGAATTGATATCGTTATCCCTGACATAACGTATTTGACAGAGAACCGTGATAAGGTAAGAGGTATTCTGATTACACACGGACACGAAGATCACATCGGCGGTTTGCCATATGTGCTCAAGAACCTAAATGTACCGCTTTACGGTACGAAATTAACACTAGGTTTGATCGAAGGTAAATTGAAGGAAGCAGGCTTGCTTGGCGAGACAAAACGCATCCTGATCAATGCGGATACAGAGATCCAGCTCGGCTCGATCCGTGCATCCTTCTTCAAAACGAACCACAGTATTCCGGATTCGGTTGGCGTATGCTTGGACACGCCTGAAGGCTTAGTCGTTCATACAGGTGACTTTAAGTTTGACCATACACCGGTTAACAATCAATATGCGGATCTGCAGCGTATGGCGGGTATCGGAGCTCGCGGCGTTCTTGCGCTTCTGTCCGATTCCACGAATGCTGAGCGCGCAGGCTTCACGCCTTCGGAGAGCATGATTGGCAATGAGCTTGAGGATATCTTCCGCAAAGCTACACAGCGCGTAATCGTTGCAACGTTCGCATCGAACGTACACCGGATTCAACAAGTTGTGAATGCAGCAGCAGCAACAAAGCGTAAAATTGCCGTAGTTGGCCGCAGTATGGTTAACGTCGTATCGGTTGCTTCAGAGCTTGGCTACTTGAACATTCCGGAAGGCATGATTATCGAGCCCGAAGAAGTGAACAAAATGGCTGCAGATCGCGTCGCGGTCCTTTGCACAGGCAGTCAAGGCGAACCAATGTCCGCTCTCACAAGAATGGCGCGTTCAACGCACCGTAAAGTGGACATTTTGCCAGGTGATACTGTAATTATTGCAGCTACGCCAATTCCAGGTAACGAGCGTTATGTCGGCCGTACGGTGGATGAGCTATTCCGCCTTGGCGCAAACGTTATTTATGGACCAGGCTCTGTATCGGGTGTTCACGTATCCGGTCACGGCAGCCAAGAAGAGCTGAAGCTGATGCTGAACCTCATCAGACCGAAGTACTTCATTCCGATCCACGGCGAGTACCGTATGCTTCGTCAGCACGCTCTTCTCGGTGAAGCAGTTGGTATCGAACGCGAGAATATCTTCGTTCTAGATAATGGGGATACAGTTGAATTCCAAGGTGGACAAGCACGTAAAGGCAGCAAAGTGCCAGCAGGCAACGTACTCATCGACGGACTTGGCGTTGGCGATGTAGGTAACATCGTACTGCGCGATCGTAAGCTTCTCTCGCAAGACGGTATTCTTGTTGTTGTCGTAACGCTGAGCAAGCAAGACGGAACGATTCTGTCCGGTCCGGACATTATCTCCCGCGGCTTCGTCTATGTACGTGAATCCGAGGGCTTGCTTGAAGAAGCGAACCGTATCGTAACATCAACGTTGCATAAGCTAATGAACGACAAAGTCAATGAATGGGCTTCACTGAAGACGAACGTGAAGGACGCGCTTGGCCGCTTCCTGTACGAGCAAACACGCCGTCGCCCAATGATTTTGCCAATCATTATGGAAGTATAGCATTTGAATTTATAACGGTCTTCTCACTTAGGTGAGAGGGCCGTTTTTCGTTATTGCTGCCGCAATTGTATAAATTTGAGATTGAATTCCATACTATGCAGAGCCGAACCATAGGGCAAATTGGAGGAGGTTTACGCAATGTGGGAAGAAGAAAATCAATTCAAATCAGAGCAGCCGCAGCCGCAGCCTGAACCGCCGGCAGGTGACCGCAAGCTGCCCGGTGCAAATCCGGTCGTAGAAGCGATTACGCAGCTTGGGCAAACATCGACACCATCATCGTCGGAATCGAATATCTTTTGTTTGACCATCATTGGACAGGTTGAAGGGCATCTTGTGCTCCCGCCGCAAAATAAAACGACGAAGTATGAGCATCTCATTCCACAGCTGGTAGCAGCGGAGCAAAACTCGAAGATAGAAGGCATTATGATTGTGCTCAATACCGTTGGCGGTGATGTGGAGGCTGGACTAGCCATTGCAGAGATGATCTCCTCGATCACGAAGCCGACTGTGACGCTCGTGCTTGGAGGCGGTCACTCGATAGGCGTGCCGATTGCGGTAGCGGGGAATAAATCGTTTATTGCAGAGACGGCTACGATGACCATTCATCCGATTCGGTTGAACGGACTTGTCATTGGCGTGCCGCAGACATTCGAGTATTTGGACAAAATGCAGGAACGCGTCGTTCGGTTCGTAACTTCTCACTCGAACATTTCGGAAGAGAAATTCAAGGAGCTCATGTTCAAAACCGGTGAACTGACCCGAGATATCGGTACAACCGTAATCGGCACCGATGCGGTGAAGCATGGACTTATTGATGAAGTAGGCGGGATCGGACAAGCGCTGCGGCAGCTCAATCTCTTCATTGATGAACGTAAGCAGACTACGCCGGCTGGAGGGCTGACACAATGACGATCTACTCGATAATGCCGTCTGAGCTTGTATTCGATGGGATAAACAATGAACCGGGACCATACGTGTCGCTCCTTATTGGTGATGTGACGTTGCAGATCGAGGCGGTCTCACCGGGAGTCGGCCGCATCGTTCGGCTGCTTGACGGTCCGCTGGATGCTTATCTTCGGCCGGAGTTGTCGCCGGGAACCCTTATCCCGTATGGGCATCCAGTGACGTAAGCTTTGATACAGATTGGATAATTGTAGAACAAATGGTCGGTTTCCTATGGTATAATAAGGACCAGAGGTGACCATTTTGGCGAAGAAAAAGAAGAAACGCAAGAGCTCGATCAAGACGAGCCTTAAATACGAAGTGTATGGAATTCTGCTGATTACCGTATCTGTCATTGCACTCTCCGGAGAGGCTACGGTGGGCAGATCGCTCACCAAACTGTTTGCTCTCATATTGGGCAATTTTTATTTTGTCCTTGCTTTAGTTGGAATCTATGTAGGGCTCGCGGTTATGGTGAAACGTGCGTGGCCATCCGGTTGGTCGAGCCGCAAGACGGGAATATTGCTGTGCGTCCTAGCTTGCACACTGTGGAGCTCGATCGCAGTGATGGACCAGAAGACGGAGCCTACTGGCGGACTAACGGCTTCATACATACTCGGCCAGCTTGGCAGTGATGTGCGCGGCGCGCTCTTCAATGTGCCAACAGACGGCCAAGGTGAAGTGGCATCCATGAGCGGCGGCTATGCAGGAGCAATTCAGTATACGCTGCTCTACTGGTTATTTGGCTATTTTGGCGCTAAGTTCATTATGATTGTCATGTTCGCCATCGCGATCATGCTCATGACCGGCAAGTCCTATGTGGATCTGCTGCGTACAGGACGGGTGCGCGGCGCGAGGCTGTGGTCCTTGCTGCGCGTGAAGCTGTTCAGCAATCGGAAGCCGCTTGCAGCATCCAGTGCGAAAGCAGCAACGGCAAGTGTTGTCATGACGGATGATCTGGATGACGATGATGACTACGAAGAGATTTCAAAACCCGTTAAGCCTAAGCGCAAATCGCCATTCTTCTCGTGGTTTAAAGAGGTGCCGGGCACATCGAATGCCGATGAACATGACAACGAGTGGCAGATGGAGGACGGTCACTCATCAGCTGTGATGACAGGCGGAAGCCGTGTGGATGATTGGGAAGATGACGAGGACGAGAACGGCTGGAAAACGAATGTACTGGAACAGTTTAATGAGAAGGGCTCGCAGTCTCCGCCTCTTGCAGGTCATTCAGAACGTGCTGCGGATGAACCGGAATGGGAGAAAATTGCGGATACCGATGCAGATGCTGCGATACTTGCAGATTATGTGCCTGTTGAAGAGCATGAGCCACCTACCAGGGATGCAGAGGACAATGATGACTTAGACGATGAGTTCGAGAATGATCTGCCTGTCACGAATTTACCGACCAGCCCGGCGATAACGCCGGATGAACCGGATAGCCTCGAGAGTCCGGGCAGCATCGTGAAGCCTCCTACGGAGAAGCCTTACGTATTGCCATCGCTGTCTCTTCTGCAGAAGCCGAGCGGAGGTGGAAAGTCTGGCGATTCCGCGGATTCAATAGAGGCGCGCCGGAAGCTGGAGGCGACACTGGAGAGCTTTGGCGTACGTGCGAAGGTGCTTGATGTTGTTAGAGGGCCGGCAGTTACCCGGTATGAAGTACAGCCTGCAACTGGCGTGAAGGTAAGCCGGATCGTAGGCTTAACCGATGATATCGCGCTTGCCCTGGCGGCGAAGGATATTCGGATGGAAGCTCCGATTCCGGGCAAGTCCGCTATCGGGATTGAGGTGCCGAACACGGAGGTTTCCATCGTAACGATGCGCGAGGTCATGGAGACGCCTTCATTCCAGAATGCGAGCTCCAAGCTGTCGATTGCGTTCGGACGGGATATTTCGGGTCAGCCGATTGTCGGCAACTTGGCTAAGATGCCCCATTTGCTTGTAGCAGGTGCAACTGGCTCAGGTAAATCAGTTTGCGTCAATGGCATCATCTCGAGCATTCTGTTCAAAGCGCGTCCAGATGAAGTGAAGCTGCTTATGATTGACCCGAAGATGGTAGAACTTAATA
This window harbors:
- the dapG gene encoding aspartate kinase, giving the protein MRILVQKFGGTSLSSNEARELVIGHIQRERQRQYGLVVVVSAMGRKGDPYATDTLLSLIRRHGDSLPPKEQDMLQACGEIISAALMCSLLRAANIPAIALTGGGAGIITDSQFGRARILEIRTEAVHKALKDGNVVIVTGFQGVTEAGEMTTLGRGGSDTSATALGAALHAERVDIYTDVNGILTADPRIVKDARPLPVISYAEIGNMARQGAKVIHPRAVEIAQQARIPLRVRSTFSEDEGTLVTDTFDAARAAVRDRHVTGVAHVSGVTQITVQAQDGHTDVQLQVFQAMARHQISVDFINVNPGGAVYTVFDHDADKAVSVLQEIGYSPKAVSSCAKISVIGGGMNGVPGIMARIVEALTEQGIPILQSADSNTTIWVLVSESYMASALQALHAKFSLHE
- a CDS encoding dipicolinate synthase subunit B — translated: MKWQGITVGYALSGSHCTFAEVMPVIKRFVDEGANVVPIVSQTLITTDTRFGTAAEWQRQLRSITGNEIISTIVDAEPLGPSKLLDVLVIAPCTGNTTSKLANAMTDGPVLMAAKSQMRNQRPLVLAISTNDGLGLNAANIAKLLVTKNVYFVPFGQDNPIQKPNSLVAKMELVPEACEAALQGKQLQPLLIERT
- a CDS encoding ribonuclease J — translated: MSKKNIQDKLLVFALGGVGEIGKNMYVVQYGNDIVVVDAGLKFPEEDMLGIDIVIPDITYLTENRDKVRGILITHGHEDHIGGLPYVLKNLNVPLYGTKLTLGLIEGKLKEAGLLGETKRILINADTEIQLGSIRASFFKTNHSIPDSVGVCLDTPEGLVVHTGDFKFDHTPVNNQYADLQRMAGIGARGVLALLSDSTNAERAGFTPSESMIGNELEDIFRKATQRVIVATFASNVHRIQQVVNAAAATKRKIAVVGRSMVNVVSVASELGYLNIPEGMIIEPEEVNKMAADRVAVLCTGSQGEPMSALTRMARSTHRKVDILPGDTVIIAATPIPGNERYVGRTVDELFRLGANVIYGPGSVSGVHVSGHGSQEELKLMLNLIRPKYFIPIHGEYRMLRQHALLGEAVGIERENIFVLDNGDTVEFQGGQARKGSKVPAGNVLIDGLGVGDVGNIVLRDRKLLSQDGILVVVVTLSKQDGTILSGPDIISRGFVYVRESEGLLEEANRIVTSTLHKLMNDKVNEWASLKTNVKDALGRFLYEQTRRRPMILPIIMEV
- the dapA gene encoding 4-hydroxy-tetrahydrodipicolinate synthase, which translates into the protein MDFGRIVTAMVTPFHADGSIDWETTGRLMDYLIEEQQTDSIVVSGTTGESPTLTDDEKIALFTYAVKHAAGRCKIIAGSGSNETAHSIHLTKIAEQCGVDAALIVVPYYNKPTQEGIYQHFKVIAEATKLPIMAYNVPGRTIVSMSAETTLRIAQIPNIVATKECASLDQVTQIVSEAPAGFTVYSGDDSSALPAVAVGAHGIVSVASHIIGKEIREMINCYLDGQVQQAAKLHASALPIFRGLFDLPNPVLVKAALKEKGLPVGGVRLPLVDATESELASLRKILN
- a CDS encoding YlzJ-like family protein; protein product: MTIYSIMPSELVFDGINNEPGPYVSLLIGDVTLQIEAVSPGVGRIVRLLDGPLDAYLRPELSPGTLIPYGHPVT
- a CDS encoding FtsK/SpoIIIE family DNA translocase, producing the protein MAKKKKKRKSSIKTSLKYEVYGILLITVSVIALSGEATVGRSLTKLFALILGNFYFVLALVGIYVGLAVMVKRAWPSGWSSRKTGILLCVLACTLWSSIAVMDQKTEPTGGLTASYILGQLGSDVRGALFNVPTDGQGEVASMSGGYAGAIQYTLLYWLFGYFGAKFIMIVMFAIAIMLMTGKSYVDLLRTGRVRGARLWSLLRVKLFSNRKPLAASSAKAATASVVMTDDLDDDDDYEEISKPVKPKRKSPFFSWFKEVPGTSNADEHDNEWQMEDGHSSAVMTGGSRVDDWEDDEDENGWKTNVLEQFNEKGSQSPPLAGHSERAADEPEWEKIADTDADAAILADYVPVEEHEPPTRDAEDNDDLDDEFENDLPVTNLPTSPAITPDEPDSLESPGSIVKPPTEKPYVLPSLSLLQKPSGGGKSGDSADSIEARRKLEATLESFGVRAKVLDVVRGPAVTRYEVQPATGVKVSRIVGLTDDIALALAAKDIRMEAPIPGKSAIGIEVPNTEVSIVTMREVMETPSFQNASSKLSIAFGRDISGQPIVGNLAKMPHLLVAGATGSGKSVCVNGIISSILFKARPDEVKLLMIDPKMVELNMYNGIPHLLAPVVTDPRRASLALKKIVVEMEKRYELFSKSGTRNIEGYNTLMADNPAAVLPYIVVIVDELADLMMVAANDVEDSICRLAQMARASGIHLIIATQRPSVDVITGLIKANIPSRIAFGVSSQVDSRTILDSVGAEKLLGRGDMLFLPVGMSKPIRVQGAWLSDQEVESIVAYARGQGEAEYKEDLVPEIDDSVTEPEDILDDLYDQAVRIVLEAKQASVSLLQRRMRIGYTRAARLIDQMEARSIVGPYEGSKPREVLLTLDQYDTGKISS
- a CDS encoding ClpP family protease — protein: MWEEENQFKSEQPQPQPEPPAGDRKLPGANPVVEAITQLGQTSTPSSSESNIFCLTIIGQVEGHLVLPPQNKTTKYEHLIPQLVAAEQNSKIEGIMIVLNTVGGDVEAGLAIAEMISSITKPTVTLVLGGGHSIGVPIAVAGNKSFIAETATMTIHPIRLNGLVIGVPQTFEYLDKMQERVVRFVTSHSNISEEKFKELMFKTGELTRDIGTTVIGTDAVKHGLIDEVGGIGQALRQLNLFIDERKQTTPAGGLTQ